The following proteins come from a genomic window of Miscanthus floridulus cultivar M001 chromosome 2, ASM1932011v1, whole genome shotgun sequence:
- the LOC136539129 gene encoding chitinase 2-like → MGCSKLIALVLVPALVAVHVHVPMASAANSNLFRDYIGAIFNGVKFTDVPINPRVRFDFIMAFVIDYTTATEPPTPTNGQFNIFWQNSVLTASAVAGIKQSNPNVRVAVSLGGATVNDRPVFFNITSVDSWVQNAVSSLTSIVQEYNLDGIDIDYEQFQADPATFAECIGRLVTTLKRNGVIKFASIAPYGNADVQRHYQALWASYGSVIDYVNFQFYAYGASTTEAQYVDFFNQQLVNYPGGNILASFTTAPTTTSVPINTSLNACQTLQSQGKLYGIFIWAADHSRSQGFKYDTQAQALLANAPAGY, encoded by the coding sequence ATGGGCTGCTCGAAGCTGATTGCATTAGTACTTGTCCCGGCTCTTGTAgccgtccatgtccatgtcccaaTGGCCAGCGCAGCCAACTCCAACCTGTTCCGGGACTACATCGGCGCCATCTTCAATGGCGTCAAGTTCACCGACGTTCCCATCAACCCGAGAGTCCGGTTTGACTTCATCATGGCCTTCGTCATCGACTACACCACCGCCACGGAGCCGCCCACCCCGACCAACGGGCAGTTCAACATCTTCTGGCAGAACTCGGTGCTGACGGCCTCCGCAGTGGCCGGCATCAAGCAGAGCAACCCGAACGTGCGGGTGGCCGTCAGCCTCGGCGGCGCCACCGTGAACGACCGGCCGGTGTTCTTCAACATCACCTCCGTGGACTCGTGGGTGCAGAACGCCGTGTCCTCCCTGACCAGCATCGTCCAGGAGTACAACCTGGACGGCATCGACATCGACTACGAGCAGTTCCAGGCAGACCCGGCCACCTTCGCCGAGTGCATCGGCCGCCTGGTGACCACGCTCAAGCGCAACGGCGTGATCAAGTTCGCTTCCATCGCGCCGTACGGCAACGCCGACGTGCAGCGCCATTACCAGGCGCTGTGGGCGAGCTACGGGAGCGTCATAGACTACGTCAACTTCCAGTTCTACGCCTACGGCGCCAGCACGACGGAGGCGCAGTACGTGGACTTCTTCAACCAGCAGCTCGTCAACTACCCTGGGGGCAACATCCTGGCCAGCTTCACCACGGCGCCCACCACGACGTCGGTGCCCATCAACACGTCGCTCAACGCTTGCCAGACGCTGCAGTCGCAGGGCAAGCTCTACGGAATCTTCATCTGGGCGGCCGATCATTCCAGGAGCCAAGGATTTAAGTACGACACACAAGCACAAGCGCTGCTCGCCAACGCTCCTGCTGGCTACTAG